In Nocardioides sp. InS609-2, a single genomic region encodes these proteins:
- a CDS encoding sulfite exporter TauE/SafE family protein has protein sequence MSPFEAAAILLAGVAAGAINTVVGSGTLITFPTLLAFGVPPVTANVSNTIGLVPGSISGSVGYRRELVGQRRRVLRLAGASLLGGLAGAVLLLGLPEGAFTAIVPVLIVLGLVLVVFGPRLSAWVAQRHESAGGLPENGAWWVWPLVLVAGVYGGYFGAAQGILLMAIMGIGIDESLQRLNAVKNVLATIVNAVAGLLFVFLAHVDWQVVLLIAAGSIVGAQIGARVGRRLPDAWLRGIIVVVGVVALVAFLRSS, from the coding sequence GTGAGTCCGTTCGAAGCCGCCGCAATCCTCCTTGCTGGCGTCGCGGCCGGCGCCATCAACACGGTGGTGGGGTCGGGAACGCTGATCACGTTCCCGACCCTGCTGGCCTTCGGCGTACCCCCGGTGACGGCCAACGTGTCCAACACGATCGGCCTGGTGCCGGGGTCGATCTCCGGCTCCGTGGGCTACCGGCGTGAGCTCGTCGGACAGCGCCGACGGGTGTTGCGGCTGGCCGGCGCGTCGCTGCTTGGCGGCCTGGCGGGCGCCGTACTCCTGCTCGGGCTGCCCGAAGGTGCGTTCACCGCGATCGTGCCCGTGCTGATCGTGCTCGGCCTCGTGCTCGTGGTCTTCGGACCCCGTCTCTCGGCCTGGGTCGCCCAGCGGCACGAGTCCGCGGGAGGACTTCCCGAGAACGGCGCGTGGTGGGTGTGGCCGCTCGTCCTGGTCGCCGGTGTGTACGGCGGCTACTTCGGCGCCGCTCAGGGCATCCTGCTGATGGCGATCATGGGCATCGGCATCGACGAGTCCCTGCAGCGCCTCAACGCCGTCAAGAACGTGCTCGCCACCATCGTCAACGCCGTCGCCGGACTGCTGTTCGTCTTCCTTGCGCACGTCGACTGGCAGGTCGTGCTGCTCATCGCCGCCGGCTCGATCGTGGGCGCACAGATCGGTGCCAGGGTCGGCCGCCGGCTGCCCGACGCCTGGTTGCGCGGGATCATCGTGGTCGTGGGCGTGGTCGCGCTCGTTGCGTTCCTGCGTTCGTCCTGA
- a CDS encoding SPFH domain-containing protein, translated as MEIALILLALLVLFVIVLLAKTVRIVPQARAGIVERFGKYKGTLPAGLNILMPFIDRLRYLIDLREQVVSFPPQPVITEDNLVVSIDTVIYFQVTDPVAATYEIANYIQAIEQLTMTTLRNIVGGMDLEETLTSRDQINSGLRGVLDEATGKWGIRVNRVELKGIDPPPSIKDSMEKQMRADREKRAVILTAEGQRQAAILTAEGSKQSSILNAEGDRESLILRAQADRESQILRAQGEGQAIQTVFQAIHDGQPDQSLLAYQYLQMMPKIAEGSANKVWVIPSEITKALEGLGSSIHQVAGIPAKVDGPLKRVDMGPSEPQLSTPDSELRKTNAAVEAAIAEAERAANPGRSAPPVDTGADPAIAPGEVPPGEVPPAQ; from the coding sequence ATGGAGATCGCCCTGATCTTGCTGGCGCTGCTGGTGCTGTTCGTCATTGTGCTGCTCGCGAAGACCGTGCGGATCGTCCCGCAGGCCCGCGCCGGCATCGTCGAACGATTCGGCAAGTACAAGGGCACGCTGCCCGCCGGCCTCAACATCCTGATGCCGTTCATCGACCGGCTCCGCTACCTGATCGACCTGCGTGAGCAGGTCGTGTCGTTCCCGCCGCAGCCGGTGATCACCGAGGACAACCTGGTCGTCTCGATCGACACCGTCATCTACTTCCAGGTCACCGACCCGGTGGCGGCGACGTACGAGATCGCCAACTACATCCAGGCGATCGAACAGCTCACCATGACCACCCTCCGCAACATCGTCGGTGGCATGGACCTCGAGGAGACGCTGACCAGCCGCGACCAGATCAACTCCGGCCTGCGTGGCGTGCTCGACGAGGCCACCGGCAAGTGGGGCATCCGCGTCAACCGGGTCGAGCTCAAGGGCATCGATCCGCCGCCGTCGATCAAGGACTCGATGGAGAAGCAGATGCGCGCCGACCGTGAGAAGCGCGCGGTGATCCTGACCGCCGAGGGCCAGCGGCAGGCCGCGATCCTGACGGCCGAGGGCTCCAAGCAGTCCTCGATCCTCAACGCCGAAGGTGACCGGGAGTCGCTGATCCTGCGTGCCCAGGCCGACCGGGAGTCGCAGATCCTGCGCGCCCAGGGTGAGGGGCAGGCCATCCAGACCGTCTTCCAGGCGATCCACGACGGGCAGCCCGACCAGTCGCTGCTGGCCTACCAGTACCTCCAGATGATGCCCAAGATCGCCGAGGGCAGCGCTAACAAGGTGTGGGTCATCCCGTCCGAGATCACCAAGGCCCTCGAGGGGCTGGGCTCGTCGATCCACCAGGTCGCGGGCATCCCCGCCAAGGTGGACGGACCGCTCAAGCGCGTCGACATGGGCCCGTCAGAGCCGCAGCTCTCGACGCCCGACAGCGAGCTCCGCAAAACCAACGCCGCCGTGGAGGCCGCGATCGCCGAGGCCGAGCGCGCCGCCAACCCGGGCCGCTCCGCCCCGCCTGTCGACACTGGGGCGGACCCGGCCATCGCCCCGGGCGAGGTTCCTCCGGGTGAGGTGCCGCCCGCTCAGTGA
- a CDS encoding NfeD family protein encodes MEWLRDHALETWLGLAIVLGVAEMFSLDLILIMLAAGALVGMVAAVLDLHVAVQILAASAASVAALAMVRPTMVKRLHGGPELRLGHGKLVGRQGIVTEDISGLAPGRIKLAGEFWTAEPYDDTTSITAGETVEVLAIRGATAVVHPVARLES; translated from the coding sequence ATGGAGTGGTTGCGTGATCACGCTTTGGAGACCTGGTTGGGTCTTGCGATCGTGCTGGGCGTGGCCGAGATGTTCAGTCTCGACCTCATCCTCATCATGCTCGCGGCCGGTGCCCTGGTGGGCATGGTCGCGGCCGTTCTCGACCTCCACGTCGCCGTCCAGATCCTTGCCGCCTCTGCCGCTTCGGTGGCTGCGCTGGCGATGGTGCGACCGACGATGGTCAAGCGTCTGCACGGGGGGCCCGAGCTTCGGCTCGGGCACGGCAAGCTGGTTGGCAGGCAGGGCATCGTCACCGAGGACATCTCGGGGCTGGCGCCGGGCCGGATCAAGCTCGCCGGGGAGTTCTGGACCGCCGAACCGTACGACGACACCACCAGCATCACGGCGGGCGAGACCGTCGAGGTGCTGGCGATCCGCGGCGCCACGGCCGTCGTACACCCCGTCGCCCGGCTCGAGTCCTGA